A region from the Equus quagga isolate Etosha38 unplaced genomic scaffold, UCLA_HA_Equagga_1.0 153_RagTag, whole genome shotgun sequence genome encodes:
- the LOC124233059 gene encoding cytochrome P450 1A1 → MFSVFGFSVPISATELLLASAIFCLVFWLVRAWQPQIPKGLKSPPGPWGWPLLGHVLTLGKNPHLALSRLSQRYGDVMQIRIGSTPVLVLSGLDTVRQALVRQGDDFKGRPDLHSFTLISDGQSMTFSPDSGPVWAARRRLAQNALKSFSIASDPASSSSCYLEEHVSKEAEYLIRKFQELMAGVGHFDPYKYVVMSVANVICAMCFGRRYDHDDEELLNLINLNNEFGEVAASGNPADFIPILRYLPNSALDTFKDLNKKFYIFMQKMIKEHYKTFEKGHIRDITDSLIEHCQDKRLDENANIQLSDEKIINVVLDLFGAGFDTVTTAISWSLLYLVTRPSMQKKIQEELDTVIGRARQPRLSDRPQLPYMEAFILETFRHSSFVPFTIPHCTTRDTSLSGFYIPKGHCVFVNQWQINHDQKLWGDPSEFRPERFLNPNGTINKALSEKVVLFGLGKRKCIGETIGRLEVFLFLAILLQQVEFSVPPGVKVDMTPIYGLSMKHARCEHFQVQVRPQGTESPAA, encoded by the exons ATGTTTTCTGTGTTTGGATTCTCTGTCCCCATCTCGGCCACAGAgcttctcctggcctctgccatcTTCTGTCTGGTATTCTGGTTGGTCAGAGCTTGGCAGCCCCAGATCCCCAAAGGCCTGAAGAGTCCaccagggccctggggctggcccttgttgGGGCACGTGCTGACCCTAGGGAAGAACCCACATCTGGCTCTGTCGAGGCTGAGCCAGCGTTATGGGGACGTGATGCAGATCCGCATTGGCAGCACACCTGTGCTGGTACTCAGCGGCTTGGACACCGTCCGGCAGGCCCTGGTGCGGCAGGGTGATGATTTCAAGGGCCGGCCTGACCTTCACAGCTTCACTCTGATCTCTGATGGCCAGAGCATGACCTTCAGCCCAGACTCTGGACCAGTGTGGGCTGCCCGCCGGCGCCTGGCCCAGAACGCCTTGAAGAGTTTCTCCATCGCCTCAGACCCAGCTTCCTCGTCCTCCTGCTACTTGGAGGAGCACGTGAGCAAGGAGGCAGAATATCTCATCCGCAAGTTCCAGGAGCTGATGGCAGGGGTTGGGCACTTCGACCCCTACAAGTATGTAGTTATGTCAGTGGCCAATGTCATCTGTGCCATGTGCTTTGGCCGACGATATGATCATGATGACGAAGAGCTGCTTAACTTAATCAACCTGAATAATGAGTTTGGGGAGGTGGCTGCCTCCGGGAATCCGGCTGACTTCATCCCTATTCTCCGTTATCTGCCCAACTCTGCCCTGGACACCTTCAAGGACCTGAATAAGAAGTTCTACATCTTCATGCAGAAGATGATCAAGGAACACTACAAAACATTTGAGAAG GGCCACATCAGGGACATCACAGACAGCCTGATCGAGCACTGTCAGGACAAGAGGCTGGATGAGAATGCCAATATCCAGCTGTCAGACGAGAAGATCATTAATGTCGTCTTGGACCTCTTTGGAGCTG GGTTTGACACAGTCACAACTGCCATCTCCTGGAGCCTCCTATACCTGGTGACAAGGCCCAGCATGCAGAAAAAAATCCAGGAGGAGCTGG ATACAGTAATTGGCAGGGCGCGGCAGCCCCGGCTCTCTGACAGGCCCCAGCTACCCTATATGGAGGCCTTTATCCTGGAGACCTTCCGACACTCCTCCTTCGTCCCCTTCACCATCCCCCACTG taCCACACGAGACACAAGTCTGAGTGGCTTTTACATTCCCAAGGGGCATTGTGTCTTTGTGAACCAGTGGCAGATCAACCATGACCA GAAGCTGTGGGGTGACCCATCTGAGTTCCGACCAGAACGGTTTCTCAACCCCAACGGCACCATCAACAAAGCACTGAGTGAGAAGGTGGTTCTCTTTGGCTTGGGCAAGCGGAAGTGCATCGGTGAGACCATCGGCCGCTTGGAGGTCTTTCTCTTCCTGGCCATCCTGCTGCAGCAGGTGGAATTCAGCGTGCCGCCAGGTGTGAAGGTGGACATGACCCCCATCTACGGGCTGAGCATGAAGCATGCCCGCTGCGAGCACTTCCAGGTGCAGGTGCGCCCTCAGGGGACTGAAAGCCCTGCAGCCTAG